The Lytechinus pictus isolate F3 Inbred chromosome 10, Lp3.0, whole genome shotgun sequence genome includes a window with the following:
- the LOC129269322 gene encoding uncharacterized protein LOC129269322 isoform X2, translated as MEQPEPKDVYLYIYDLTKGLARQLSLALLNKHIDGIWHTGIVVFGREYFFGGGGIESCKPSGTILGQPTQVHKIGSTQVSYSLFLEYLGEMGMSAFGGDTYNLFNHNCNNFSNEVAQFLTGNPIPSYITDLPQEVLNTPIGQAMKPLIDALAYNPTGNRPDSEGPSIFDAQASGTGQQSPATTKPVSTSTSTKETTEKPSEGSKPKETPAAPSNGSDEEDDLFLQKLRERRQSRSVTRLCLFRDGDPAAFASSIKQHLPQSILTADEMLILDQMKDAFQAPSDSLLDDDWDKTLPPVKPDYFLVIGKLLGRTDLPPVVLVPLLQLLQLAFLREDVVGLLCTNEDRTIIDFVSTAESQPQKVQVEVMHLLCNLCSSRQGYAWLISEREWKAPSSGTSTSNMKTIKAIVIALLLSGSDQLCEAAASLVYNFARHKLVDDNAVEFGSALLQVLSTGEFSEPTIYYGISALYGLMGNVEVLCLANVMGFNTDKWVGLSDRINQVIYDMCLLLEEK; from the exons ATGGAACAACCAGAGCCAAAGGATGTATATCTTTACATCTATGACCTAACGAAAGGCCTCGCTCGCCAGCTGTCTTTAGCACTATTGA ATAAACACATTGATGGAATATGGCACACGGGTATTGTAGTGTTTGGCAGAGAGTATTTCTTTGGTGGTGGAGGAATAGAAAGCTGTAAGCCG AGTGGAACCATCTTAGGACAGCCAACACAAGTGCACAAGATAGGATCCACACAAGTCTCCTACTCACTTTTCTTAGAATACCTAGGGGAGATGGGAATGTCTGCATTTGg AGGAGATACATACAACCTCTTTAATCACAACTGCAATAACTTCAGCAACGAGGTGGCCCAGTTCCTTACTGGCAACCCTATCCCATCATACATCACAGATTTACCACAGGAAGTACTTAACAC ACCCATAGGTCAAGCAATGAAGCCTCTCATAGATGCTCTAGCCTACAATCCTACAGGTAACCGACCTGATTCCGAGGGTCCATCCATCTTTGATGCCCAAGCCAGTGGGACCGGTCAACAATCTCCAGCAACCACAAAGCCTGTCTCAACATCCACAAGCACCAAAG AAACAACAGAAAAGCCTTCAGAAGGCAGTAAACCCAAAGAAACCCCTGCAGCGCCCTCTAATGGCAGCGATGAAGAAGATGACCTTTTCCTGCAGAAGTTAAGGGAAAGAAGGCAATCGAGATCAGTCACAAGGCTTTGTCTTTTCAGAGATGGTGAT CCAGCAGCCTTTGCCAGCAGCATCAAACAGCATCTTCCACAGAGTATCTTGACAGCAGATGAGATGCTGATATTAGACCAGATGAAAGATGCCTTCCAAGCACCTAGCGACAGTCTCCTTGATGATGACTGGGACAAGACTCTACCTCCCGTCAAACCAGACTACTTCCTGGTCATAG GAAAGTTACTTGGTAGGACCGATCTACCCCCTGTGGTCCTAGTTCCACTGCTACAGCTCCTTCAACTAGCCTTTCTCAGGGAAGATGTGGTTGGTCTTCTCTGTACCAACGAGGACAGAACTATCATTGACTTTGTGAGCACGGCCGAGAGCCAGCCCCAGAAGGTCCAGGTTGAAGTCATGCATTTG CTATGTAATCTGTGTTCCAGTAGACAGGGATATGCCTGGCTCATATCAGAGAGAGAATGGAAAGCCCCCTCTAGTGGTACGTCAACGTCTAACATGAAGACCATCAAGGCCATCGTCATAGCCCTGTTATTGAGTGGATCTGATCAACTATGTGAGGCAGCAGCGTCTCTTGTCTATAACTTTGCAAGGCACAAG CTTGTAGATGACAACGCTGTTGAGTTTGGAAGTGCTTTGCTACAGGTGCTATCTACAGGGGAGTTTTCAGAACCAACAA TTTACTATGGTATATCTGCCCTCTATGGTCTGATGGGAAATGTAGAAGTGCTGTGTCTTGCCAACGTGATGGGGTTCAACACGGACAAGTGGGTGGGGCTCTCTGATAGGATCAACCAGGTCATCTATGATATGTGCCTTCTCCTTGAAGAAAAGTAG
- the LOC129269322 gene encoding uncharacterized protein LOC129269322 isoform X1, giving the protein MEQPEPKDVYLYIYDLTKGLARQLSLALLNKHIDGIWHTGIVVFGREYFFGGGGIESCKPSGTILGQPTQVHKIGSTQVSYSLFLEYLGEMGMSAFGGDTYNLFNHNCNNFSNEVAQFLTGNPIPSYITDLPQEVLNTPIGQAMKPLIDALAYNPTGNRPDSEGPSIFDAQASGTGQQSPATTKPVSTSTSTKETTEKPSEGSKPKETPAAPSNGSDEEDDLFLQKLRERRQSRSVTRLCLFRDGDPAAFASSIKQHLPQSILTADEMLILDQMKDAFQAPSDSLLDDDWDKTLPPVKPDYFLVIGKLLGRTDLPPVVLVPLLQLLQLAFLREDVVGLLCTNEDRTIIDFVSTAESQPQKVQVEVMHLLCNLCSSRQGYAWLISEREWKAPSSGTSTSNMKTIKAIVIALLLSGSDQLCEAAASLVYNFARHKLVDDNAVEFGSALLQVLSTGEFSEPTIYYGISALYGLMGNVEVLCLANVMGFNTDKWVGLSDRINQVIYDMVDFPFSNKTWILNCIKYLFTITKLASIYLLFWGFPKVPIIWVKNWKIRKNAMLSMIFIASCY; this is encoded by the exons ATGGAACAACCAGAGCCAAAGGATGTATATCTTTACATCTATGACCTAACGAAAGGCCTCGCTCGCCAGCTGTCTTTAGCACTATTGA ATAAACACATTGATGGAATATGGCACACGGGTATTGTAGTGTTTGGCAGAGAGTATTTCTTTGGTGGTGGAGGAATAGAAAGCTGTAAGCCG AGTGGAACCATCTTAGGACAGCCAACACAAGTGCACAAGATAGGATCCACACAAGTCTCCTACTCACTTTTCTTAGAATACCTAGGGGAGATGGGAATGTCTGCATTTGg AGGAGATACATACAACCTCTTTAATCACAACTGCAATAACTTCAGCAACGAGGTGGCCCAGTTCCTTACTGGCAACCCTATCCCATCATACATCACAGATTTACCACAGGAAGTACTTAACAC ACCCATAGGTCAAGCAATGAAGCCTCTCATAGATGCTCTAGCCTACAATCCTACAGGTAACCGACCTGATTCCGAGGGTCCATCCATCTTTGATGCCCAAGCCAGTGGGACCGGTCAACAATCTCCAGCAACCACAAAGCCTGTCTCAACATCCACAAGCACCAAAG AAACAACAGAAAAGCCTTCAGAAGGCAGTAAACCCAAAGAAACCCCTGCAGCGCCCTCTAATGGCAGCGATGAAGAAGATGACCTTTTCCTGCAGAAGTTAAGGGAAAGAAGGCAATCGAGATCAGTCACAAGGCTTTGTCTTTTCAGAGATGGTGAT CCAGCAGCCTTTGCCAGCAGCATCAAACAGCATCTTCCACAGAGTATCTTGACAGCAGATGAGATGCTGATATTAGACCAGATGAAAGATGCCTTCCAAGCACCTAGCGACAGTCTCCTTGATGATGACTGGGACAAGACTCTACCTCCCGTCAAACCAGACTACTTCCTGGTCATAG GAAAGTTACTTGGTAGGACCGATCTACCCCCTGTGGTCCTAGTTCCACTGCTACAGCTCCTTCAACTAGCCTTTCTCAGGGAAGATGTGGTTGGTCTTCTCTGTACCAACGAGGACAGAACTATCATTGACTTTGTGAGCACGGCCGAGAGCCAGCCCCAGAAGGTCCAGGTTGAAGTCATGCATTTG CTATGTAATCTGTGTTCCAGTAGACAGGGATATGCCTGGCTCATATCAGAGAGAGAATGGAAAGCCCCCTCTAGTGGTACGTCAACGTCTAACATGAAGACCATCAAGGCCATCGTCATAGCCCTGTTATTGAGTGGATCTGATCAACTATGTGAGGCAGCAGCGTCTCTTGTCTATAACTTTGCAAGGCACAAG CTTGTAGATGACAACGCTGTTGAGTTTGGAAGTGCTTTGCTACAGGTGCTATCTACAGGGGAGTTTTCAGAACCAACAA TTTACTATGGTATATCTGCCCTCTATGGTCTGATGGGAAATGTAGAAGTGCTGTGTCTTGCCAACGTGATGGGGTTCAACACGGACAAGTGGGTGGGGCTCTCTGATAGGATCAACCAGGTCATCTATGATAT GGTGGACTTCCCCTTTAGCAATAAAACATGGATTCTTAATTGTATCAAATATCTTTTTACCATAACAAAACTTGCCTCTATCTACTTACTATTTTGGGGATTCCCCAAAGTCCCCATTATTTGGGTAAAGAACTGGAAGATAAGAAAGAATGCAATGTTAAGCATGATTTTCATTGCAAGCTGCTATTAA